A single region of the Epinephelus moara isolate mb chromosome 14, YSFRI_EMoa_1.0, whole genome shotgun sequence genome encodes:
- the LOC126401005 gene encoding uncharacterized protein LOC126401005 produces the protein MNRLLETKMNLLPWMTLVFLLSAGSSFADVDVNWLTRIVIAIRKEYRIEGQFCLAANIPLNHDPNRLNEVLQNDRYSGNVEDTLSDGDVYTGSSVVVAKPAGAVHAEPQVLSRKNLQQLIRHSENHFLLIYSYLSACGGKCTNPDNRKYNILKDIENNVIPYWIDGAFVFTKVFDKPKNGPVPTKEELEQSLIRLGNTGFLLRNIFRCYKPQNLEFQCYSCSSHRKVAKVCVENTQERSRSADSFFSGKRPGINQSDSSSGKKRSRSADSIISRKSPRMNQSDSSSSSRSSSSSSRSSNRSSNRSSNRSSSRSSSRSADSIISRKRPRMNQSDSNSRSRSRSSISSSRSGSRSRSTSSTHG, from the exons ATGAACAGACTGTTGGAGACAAAG ATGAATCTCCTGCCCTGGATGACGCTGGTGTTCCTGCTGTCAGCTGGAAGCAGTTTTGCTGATGTGGATGTGAACTGGTTGACTCGTATTGTCATTGCCATCAGGAAAGA GTACAGAATAGAGGGACAGTTCTGTCTGGCTGCAAACATTCCACTAAATCATGACCCAAACAGACTCAATGAAGTCCTACAGAACGACCGCTACAGTGGAAACGTTGAAGACACACTCTCAGATGGTGATGTGTACACAGGCAGCAGTGTGGTTGTAGCCAAACCTGCTGGAGCTGTGCACGCAGAACCTCAAGTTCTTTCCAGGAAAAACTTGCAACAACTGATCAGACACAGCGAGAACCACTTCCTTCTCATCTACTCTTACCTCTCTGCATGTGGAGGAAAGTGCACAAACCCAGATAATAGAAAGTACAACATCCTTAAAGACATTGAGAACAATGTTATTCCATACTGGATTGATGGTGCCTTTGTGTTCACAAAAGTCTTTGATAAGCCAAAAAATGGTCCCGTTCCCACCAAAGAGGAGTTGGAACAATCACTGATACGGCTTGGGAACACCGGCTTCCTTCTCAGAAACATTTTCCGCTGTTACAAACCCCAAAATTTAGAGTTTCAGTGTTACAGCTGCTCATCACACCGGAAAGTTGCAAAGGTTTGTGTTGAAAACACTCAAGAGAGAAGCAGGAGCGCAGACTCCTTCTTTAGCGGAAAAAGACCCGGAATAAATCAAagtgacagcagcagcggcaAGAAAAGAAGCAGGAGCGCAGACTCCATCATTAGCAGAAAAAGCCCCAGAATGAATCaaagtgacagcagcagcagcagcagaagcagcagcagcagcagcaggagcagcaacaggagcagcaacaggagcagcaacaggagcagcagcaggagcagcagcaggagcgcAGACTCCATCATCAGCAGAAAAAGACCCAGAATGAATCAAAGTGACAGCAACAGCAGaagcaggagcaggagtagtATAAGCAGTAGTAGAAGTGGAAGTAGAAGCAGGAGTACAAGCAGCACCCATGGATGA